A single region of the Vicia villosa cultivar HV-30 ecotype Madison, WI linkage group LG4, Vvil1.0, whole genome shotgun sequence genome encodes:
- the LOC131595803 gene encoding uncharacterized protein LOC131595803, whose protein sequence is MDILISVVGKVAEYTVAPIGRQASYLICYKANFKTLADHVKDLEDERERMMRLVEEEERKGKTIFQGVESWIENVKEITEKANHLQNDPRHANVRCSAAWPFPNLISRHQLSRKATKIAKDVVQVQGKKISDPVGFLPALDGVASSSSTRGDEKYETRESLKQKIMKALKDPNSCNIGVYGLGGVGKTTLVKDVFQIAKQQKLFDEVVKTHVSKNPELKTIQGEIADMLGLRFLEETIQGRADRLRQRIKKEKSILIILDDIWTVIDLKEVGIPLIDEHNGCKLLMTSRNQDVLVQMDVPEDFAFKLELMSEKETWSLFQLMAGDVVNNRDLKDFAIQVAQKCAGLPLSITTVARAMKNKRDVQYWKDALRKLQCNNHEGVHATSYYALELSYDSLESDEVRDLFLLYASIPNQNVEYYLKVAMGLDILNDVKTIDDARNKHYTIIKSLEARCLLLESKTSGLIIMHDVVRDFATSIARRDKHVFLRKFADEEWPTNDLLNRCTQIILHRCHHMDELPQRIDCPCIKFFYLCSENRSLEIPHTFFEDMKSLKMLDLTSLNLPSLPTSFRFLTDLRSLCLDDCILENMDAIEALQNLEILRLWKSSMIMLPREIGRLTQLKMLDLSHSGIEVVPPNLISSLTKLEELYMGDTSINWADVNSTVQNENASIAELRMLPNLTALELQIRETWMLPRDLQLMFEKLKRYKIAIGDVWEWSDIENESLRTLMLKLGTNIHLEHGIKALIKSVENLYLDDVDGIQNVLYQLNGEGFPYLKHLHVQNNAHMNHIVDSKERNQIHVSFPILETLVLDNLKNLEHICHGPLSATSFGSLNVIKVKNCFQLKYLLSFTLIKELSHLSKIEVCQCNSMKEIVSADNNSSANNEKIEFLQLHSLTLEHLETLDNFFSNYLTHSTSIQKSFFNAQVAFPNLDTLKLSSLNLSKIWDDYSMYNLTSLIVEDCGGLKYLFSSTVVRSFKNLKHLEISNCPLMEEVIAKEERKNLLDEVPFSKLEKIILKDMDNLKTIWHHQFESLKSLEVNNCEKIVVVFPSSIQTTYNKLEILKVTNCAFVEEIFELTFNCVEGTSNLKEVNIDGLPKLKKIWSKDPQRILSFQNLTNVQLIDCEILEYLLPFSVATCCSHLKELVIKQCSCMKEIVAEEKETRLCEAPIFEFNQLNTLVLWNTKKLKCFYVGKHTLLCPSLKDISVVNCLKLNLFRTLSTSSSKSSFQYDKLSVITQRPLFVAEEVIPNLEELRIRQKDADMILQAQSSSALFTKMTSLSLGMYENEEATFPYWFLNNVHTLKDLVVECSCFKKIFQNERQTSEKTRTQIKSLMLSKLHKLQQICEEGSQIDPVLEFLELLWILSCSSLTNLFPSTVTLNHLKYLEIISCNGLKSLITTPTAQSLVKLTILKVRNCKSLEEIITGVESVDVAFISLQVLMLECLPSLNKFCSSKFFLKFPLLEKVIVRECPYMKIFSEGNTSTPNLRKVKIAENEEEWHWKGNLNDTIKKMFEDKVAFSKFKYLALSDHPVLKDLWYVQVDHQNVFCNLKHLLVQRCDFLSHILFPSNVLQVLRGLEELVVYNCDSLETIFDVKGMKSNESTLIKQSCQLKTLTLSCLPNLKHIWNEDPHEIMNFGNICSVNVSLCQSLLYIFSLPLCQDLGNLEMLEIDSCGVEDIVSMKEGSMEISFNFPQLNALVLRSLTNLKSFYQGKHTLECPSLKTLNVYRCETLRMFSFNNLDLRQPDEYSHQALFSMEKLSTNLEELAINASDAFRMLNDHCQENFFPKIQFLRLQGFDETPTIFLNDFLAILPKLTTLQLRNSCFETLFPSKGTPGNLDDKLSKKIKELWLYELEKVKYILHEGLPLDLEVLYVNSCPSLISLVSSSTSFTNLTTLEVENCKEMIYLITSSTAKSLVQLKELKIKNCDKMLDVVKIDDEKVEEDVIFENLETLKFISLLSLRSFSNGKQTFIFPSLVRFVVKSCPQMKNFSLDVTEAPYLTGIEVADKNIRWKGDLNTTIEQLFLEKEAPHSNGTIL, encoded by the exons ATGGACATTTTAATTTCTGTTGTTGGAAAGGTAGCAGAGTATACTGTTGCTCCTATCGGACGTCAAGCTAGTTACTTGATATGCTACAAAGCCAATTTCAAAACGTTAGCTGATCATGTCAAAGATCTTGAAGATGAAAGAGAAAGAATGATGCGTTTGGTTGAAGAAGAGGAGAGAAAAGGTAAAACAATTTTTCAAGGTGTGGAGAGCTGGATTGAGAATGTGAAGGAGATCACTGAAAAAGCGAATCACCTTCAAAACGATCCTCGCCATGCCAATGTTAGGTGCTCAGCAGCATGGCCGTTTCCTAATTTGATTTCGCGTCATCAACTAAGTAGGAAAGCCACAAAAATTGCAAAAGATGTTGTTCAAGTTCAAGGAAAAAAGATTTCTGATCCAGTTGGTTTCCTTCCTGCTTTAGATGGAGTCGCCTCTTCCTCCTCAACAAGAGGTGATGAAAAATATGAGACTAGGGAGTCACTCAAGCAGAAGATTATGAAGGCTTTAAAAGACCCTAATTCATGCAACATTGGGGTGTATGGGTTGGGTGGGGTGGGTAAGACCACTCTGGTGAAGGATGTTTTTCAAATAGCCAAGCAACAAAAATTGTTTGATGAAGTGGTTAAAACACATGTATCCAAAAATCCAGAATTGAAAACAATTCAAGGGGAGATTGCAGATATGTTGGGTCTGCGATTCCTTGAGGAGACTATTCAAGGCAGAGCTGATCGACTGAGACAGAGAATCAAGAAAGAGAAAAGTATCCTTATCATTCTAGATGATATATGGACCGTAATTGATTTGAAGGAAGTGGGAATTCCATTAATTGATGAGCATAATGGTTGCAAATTGTTGATGACAAGTAGAAATCAAGACGTGTTGGTGCAAATGGACGTTCCAGAGGATTTCGCTTTCAAACTTGAACTTATGAGTGAAAAAGAGACATGGAGCTTGTTTCAACTTATGGCTGGTGATGTGGTTAACAATAGGGATTTGAAAGATTTTGCAATTCAGGTTGCCCAAAAATGTGCAGGTTTGCCTCTTAGTATCACTACGGTAGCGCGTGCAATGAAAAATAAGAGGGATGTCCAATATTGGAAAGATGCATTAAGGAAATTACAATGTAATAATCACGAAGGGGTGCATGCGACAAGTTATTATGCTCTGGAGTTGAGTTACGACTCATTGGAAAGTGATGAAGTTAGGGATCTATTCTTGCTATATGCTTCAATTCCAAATCAAAATGTTGAGTATTATCTGAAAGTTGCAATGGGTTTGGACATATTAAATGATGTTAAAACCATTGATGATGCAAGAAACAAACATTACACAATAATCAAATCTTTGGAGGCGAGGTGTCTTTTGCTTGAAAGTAAAACAAGCGGATTGATCATAATGCATGACGTTGTTCGTGATTTTGCTACCTCCATAGCACGTAGAGATAAACATGTATTTTTAAGGAAATTTGCTGATGAGGAATGGCCAACCAATGATCTTTTAAACAGGTGCACCCAAATCATTCTACATAGGTGTCATCATATGGACGAGCTTCCACAAAGGATCGATTGTCCATGCATTAAATTTTTCTATTTGTGCAGTGAGAATCGATCTTTAGAAATCCCTCATACATTTTTTGAGGATATGAAAAGCCTTAAAATGCTAGATTTAACATCTTTGAACTTGCCTTCATTACCTACTTCGTTTCGGTTCCTAACGGATCTTAGATCGTTGTGCCTAGATGACTGCATTTTGGAAAATATGGATGCAATAGAAGCTTTGCAAAATTTAGAAATTCTCAGACTCTGGAAATCTTCAATGATCATGTTGCCAAGAGAAATAGGGAGATTAACTCAATTGAAAATGCTTGATTTGAGCCATTCGGGAATAGAAGTAGTTCCACCCAACCTGATATCAAGCTTGACTAAATTGGAGGAGTTGTACATGGGCGATACCTCTATTAATTGGGCAGATGTGAATTCTACAGTTCAAAATGAAAATGCTAGCATTGCCGAGCTTCGAATGCTACCCAACTTGACAGCTCTAGAATTACAAATTCGCGAGACTTGGATGTTGCCAAGGGACTTGCAACTGATGTTTGAGAAGCTGAAAAGATACAAAATAGCTATTGGAGATGTATGGGAATGGTCTGACATTGAGAATGAATCCTTAAGAACATTAATGCTTAAACTTGGTACCAACATACATTTGGAGCACGGAATTAAAGCATTGATTAAAAGTGTTGAGAATTTGTACTTGGATGACGTGGATGGTATTCAAAATGTTCTTTATCAACTAAATGGGGAAGGATTTCCATATCTAAAACATCTCCACGTCCAAAATAATGCACACATGAACCACATAGTTGACTCTAAAGAGAGAAATCAAATCCATGTGTCCTTTCCCATCTTGGAAACTCTGGTACTTGATAATCTTAAAAACTTAGAGCATATATGTCATGGTCCACTTTCAGCTACTTCTTTTGGAAGTCTCAATGTTATCAAAGTCAAGAATTGCTTCCAGCTAAAATATCTTCTCTCCTTTACTTTGATTAAAGAACTTTCTCATCTTTCTAAGATCGAAGTTTGTCAGTGCAATTCTATGAAGGAGATAGTGTCCGCAGACAACAATTCAAGTGCAAATAATGAAAAAATTGAGTTTCTTCAATTGCATTCTTTGACTTTAGAACATTTGGAGACACTTGATAATTTCTTCTCTAATTATTTGACACACTCCACAAGTATTCAAAAGTCTTTTTTCAATGCCCAG gttGCATTTCCTAATTTGGATACCCTTAAACTGAGCTCACTCAATTTGAGTAAAATTTGGGATGATTATTCCATGTACAACTTGACTAGTTTGATTGTGGAGGATTGTGGCGGATTGAAGTATTTATTCTCTTCTACTGTTGTTAGAAGTTTTAAAAACCTCAAACACCTTGAAATAAGTAATTGTCCTTTGATGGAAGAGGTAATAgctaaagaagagagaaagaatctGTTGGATGAG GTTCCTTTTTCCAAATTAGAGAAAATAATATTGAAGGACATGGACAACTTGAAGACAATATGGCACCACCAGTTTGAGTCATTGAAGTCGTTGGAAGTGAACAATTGTGAGAAAATTGTGGTAGTTTTTCCTTCTTCAATTCAAACAACTTATAATAAGCTAGAGATTCTGAAGGTTACAAATTGTGCTTTTGTGGAAGAGATATTTGAGTTGACTTTCAACTGTGTAGAGGGTACATCtaatttgaaagaagttaataTAGATGGATTGCCGAAGCTGAAAAAGATATGGAGTAAGGATCCTCAAAGAATTCTTAGTTTTCAAAATCTAACAAATGTGCAACTTATTGATTGTGAAATTTTGGAGTATCTATTACCATTTTCTGTAGCCACTTGTTGTTCACATCTCAAAGAACTTGTGATAAAACAATGTAGTTGCATGAAGGAAATTGTTGCAGAGGAGAAAGAAACAAGGCTGTGTGAAGCTCCCATATTTGAGTTTAACCAATTGAATACTCTAGTTCTTTGGAACACAAAAAAACTCAAGTGTTTCTATGTTGGAAAGCATACTCTATTATGTCCATCTTTGAAGGACATCTCAGTTGTCaattgtttgaaattgaatttgTTTAGAACCCTTTCTACAAGCAGCTCTAAAAGTAGTTTTCAATATGACAAACTCTCAGTCATAACTCAACGACCACTTTTCGTCGCCGAAGAG GTGATTCCAAACTTGGAGGAGTTGAGGATAAGACAAAAGGATGCTGACATGATATTGCAAGCCCAAAGCTCAAGTGCCCTTTTTACCAAAATGACCAGTCTTAGTTTAGGAATGTATGAAAATGAAGAGGCTACATTTCCATATTGGTTTCTTAATAATGTCCATACTCTTAAGGACTTAGTTGTTGAATGTAGTTGCTTCAAGAAGATATTTCAAAATGAAAGACAAACAAGTGAGAAGACTCGTACACAGATCAAAAGTTTGATGTTGTCTAAATTACATAAACTTCAACAAATATGTGAGGAAGGATCTCAAATTGACCCAGTTCTTGAGTTCCTAGAACTCTTATGGATTTTAAGTTGTTCTAGTCTGACAAATTTGTTCCCTTCCACTGTCACCCTTAATCATCTGAAGTATCTAGAGATAATAAGTTGCAATGGTCTAAAAAGTTTAATTACAACTCCAACAGCGCAAAGTTTGGTCAAACTCACAATACTTAAGGTAAGAAACTGTAAATCACTTGAAGAAATAATTACCGGAGTAGAAAGTGTTGACGTTGCATTTATTAGTCTACAAGTTTTGATGTTGGAATGTTTGCCAAGCCTCAACAAATTTTGTTCTAGTAAGTTCTTCTTGAAGTTTCCATTGTTGGAGAAAGTAATTGTGAGAGAATGTCCTTACATGAAGATATTTTCAGAGGGAAACACAAGTACACCAAATCTTCGAAAAGTTAAAATTGCTGAAAATGAAGAGGAATGGCATTGGAAGGGAAACCTAAATGatacaataaaaaaaatgtttgaagACAAG GTTGCATTTTCTAAATTCAAATATTTAGCCTTATCGGACCACCCTGTGCTAAAGGATTTATGGTATGTCCAAGTTGATCATCAGAATGTATTTTGCAATCTGAAACATCTATTGGTGCAGAGATGTGATTTTTTATCACATATACTTTTTCCATCAAATGTTCTTCAAGTGCTACGTGGATTGGAAGAACTAGTAGTATACAACTGTGATTCATTAGAAACCATATTTGATGTTAAAGGTATGAAGTCTAATGAATCAACATTGATAAAGCAAAGCTGTCAATTGAAAACCTTGACTTTGTCTTGCTTACCAAACTTAAAGCACATATGGAACGAGGATCCTCATGAGATTATGAACTTTGGAAACATATGCTCAGTGAATGTTTCTTTATGCCAAAGCTTGTTATACATCTTTTCATTGCCACTATGCCAAGATCTTGGAAATCTTGAAATGCTTGAGATAGATTCTTGTGGAGTCGAGGATATTGTTTCAATGAAAGAAGGATCAATGGAAATCAGTTTTAATTTTCCACAACTAAATGCATTGGTACTACGTAGTTTGACAAATCTAAAGAGTTTCTATCAAGGAAAACATACTTTAGAGTGTCCTTCATTGAAGACTTTGAATGTATATCGTTGTGAAACATTAAGAATGTTTTCCTTCAACAATTTAGATTTGCGACAACCTGATGAATATTCTCACCAAGCCCTTTTTTCAATGGAAAAG TTAAGCACCAACCTGGAGGAATTGGCAATAAATGCCAGTGATGCCTTTAGAATGTTGAATGATCACTGTCAAGAAAATTTCTTTCCTAAAATACAATTTCTTCGTTTGCAAGGCTTCGATGAAACTCCAACTATTTTCTTGAATGATTTCCTTGCAATATTACCTAAACTAACAACTCTTCAGTTGCGTAATAGTTGTTTTGAAACATTATTCCCTTCAAAAGGAACTCCTGGAAATCTCGATGACAAACTTTCTAAGAAAATAAAAGAGTTGTGGCTTTATGAATTGGAAAAGGTCAAGTATATTTTGCACGAAGGTCTTCCATTGGATCTTGAAGTTTTATACGTAAATAGCTGTCCAAGTTTGATAAGCTTGGTATCATCGTCCACATCTTTTACAAATCTAACCACTTTGGAGGTGGAGAATTGCAAAGAGATGATTTACTTGATAACATCTTCAACAGCTAAAAGCTTAGTTCAActcaaagaattaaaaataaagaattgtgACAAGATGTTGGATGTtgtaaagattgatgatgaaaaAGTAGAGGAAGACGTCATATTTGAAAACTTGGAAACCTTAAAATTCATTTCTTTGTTAAGTTTAAGAAGCTTCTCCAATGGGAAACAAACATTCATATTCCCATCTTTGGTGCGTTTCGTTGTTAAAAGTTGTCCTCAAATGAAGAATTTCTCATTAGATGTCACAGAAGCACCATACCTGACAGGAATTGAAGTTGCAGACAAAAATATACGATGGAAAGGTGATCTTAACACAACTATTGAACAATTGTTCTTAGAAAAG GAAGCCCCACATTCTAATGGGACCATCTTATAA
- the LOC131595804 gene encoding uncharacterized protein LOC131595804: MEHTNTRKIGRGRTIGLGIVKKKKKSSIGKLQVVIPSDKMVAVGPGAANFVTEISIVVLKNAPFNVKRWKKVPQDVHDKIVSKVLDIFDIDNTTHNRDVILDTAKRLYRNHRCRFHRHFSQYNTNETALEHKPDDISEEDWKYLVDYFSSATYKAISERNKLNKTKQVMNHRCGRKSFQAVSYDARDLETQKEPNYQDLWRMTHTNSNGE, encoded by the exons ATGGAACATACAAATACAAGAAAAATTGGAAGAGGAAGAACTATTGGCTTAGGTattgtaaaaaagaaaaagaagagctCTATTGGAAAATTGCAAGTTGTTATTCCAAGTGATAAAATGGTAGCTGTTGGACCAGGAGCTGCAAATTTTGTGACTGAGATTTCAATAGTTGTCCTAAAGAATGCTCCTTTTAATGTCAAAAGGTGGAAAAAAGTACCACAAGATGTACATGACAAGATAGTTTCAAAAGTTTTG GATATTTTTGACATTGATAATACAACACACAACAGGGATGTCATTCTCGATACTGCTAAAAGACTCTATCGAAATCATAGATGTAGATTCCATCGACACTTTAGCCAATACAACACAAATGAGACAGCTTTAGAACATAAGCCAGATGATATAAGTGAGGAAGATTGGAAGTATTTGGTAGATTATTTTTCAAGTGCTACCTATAAG gcAATTAGTGAAaggaacaaattaaataaaacaaaacaagttATGAATCATAGATGTGGAAGGAAGTCATTTCAAGCTGTTAGTTATGATGCG AGAGATCTAGAAACTCAAAAAGAGCCAAACTATCAAGATTTATGGCGAATGACCCACACAAATAGCAATGGAGAATAG